The Salvelinus alpinus chromosome 14, SLU_Salpinus.1, whole genome shotgun sequence genomic sequence aatatgaatccgattaaatgtgatagggtgaaggccccagtgcagcagcaacagcatatgatggagacgatgatgaggaggagaccatctctctggattccagaaggcatgaggtatcatgttaagactgtgaaagtactatttactctacaatggtgaggagtcctcatcaaaatcaaaaaatctaatttcttttacaggacccagatgctatacagtgggaaaaccagcctggcaacatagtgcgtattaataaaaggacaccacatcctgccaaattccagctgcgctaattgtattgtgttcacagagctcacaagctatcagaaagttgtatggcaaccacctccggcgccaaatagaactggcagacatagacattcagtacaagaagaaaaagatggaaaatcttgcactggagtccgaaataaaaaagaggacaattaggaaactggaccttgaaataaaaaaacttgagagggaggtgagatatgccttcaatgtacactgtatgctaactgtaacacaaatgtattattcattatttttctttcctcccccagctccaagaagatgacacagctcaaaataaaaattaggtatattctcgtaaagtcaagtgagccatgacatatgagctcttattgtgagcacacaggacggtggcatctttctaaggttttttttattttcccagcaatcagtacaaccaagtcatcgttataaggcatcgccctcttttgcccacccccccagcaccaggtgtggccactagcctatatgaaggcccaaaattgtgtgttcctttctgctctgacaatggcatgcccattcgtgcgagatgtggtggatgaagaagcacttgtgctgaggagagccttcaggcgagaaagggtcttcagggaccggttggacccactggccttccctgatgaccatctatatgaaagatacagattttctgcagatggcatcaggtatctatgcagactactgggtcccaggattaagcaccgcactgcacggagccatgcactgagtgtggagcaaatggtttgtgtggccttgcgcttttttgctagtggagccttcctgtactcagtgggggatgcagaacagctgaacaaggccacaatttgccgcacaataaggagtgtgtgtctggctatcaaagcattagcagatgtcttcatctccttccctggccacagaagactctgtgacatcaaagaggagttctataggattgcaggtaagaggatctacaaattacaggacaactgttaacacatagtaggatactcattactttgtgtgacaggtttccccaatgtcattggtgcagtggactgcacacacataaggataaaagccccctcaggtgcccatgaggccgatttt encodes the following:
- the LOC139538322 gene encoding putative nuclease HARBI1, producing the protein MKAQNCVFLSALTMACPFVRDVVDEEALVLRRAFRRERVFRDRLDPLAFPDDHLYERYRFSADGIRYLCRLLGPRIKHRTARSHALSVEQMVCVALRFFASGAFLYSVGDAEQLNKATICRTIRSVCLAIKALADVFISFPGHRRLCDIKEEFYRIAGFPNVIGAVDCTHIRIKAPSGAHEADFVNRKSFHSINVQMVCNADCVISNVVAKWPGSVHDSRIFRASEIYQCLSQGEFSGVLLGDRGYGCQPFLLTPFTDPQEAQQAYNHAHARTRARVEMTFGLLKARFHCLHKLRVSPVRACDITVACAVLHNVACLRKERAPRVPPAMDWDNPAIFPDDDSGRLLRDQYVLNYFS